A window of the Vespula vulgaris chromosome 6, iyVesVulg1.1, whole genome shotgun sequence genome harbors these coding sequences:
- the LOC127064678 gene encoding PC4 and SFRS1-interacting protein isoform X3, with product MVKLLKKFFAGDKVFAKVRGYPPWPAKVEKVTDPNSKNAKYSVYFYGTGETAVCKVEELFTYTENKAKFGNKALRRKFFHEGLQQLEQELKNERSKATADLDDLQESDMAEEAGTKSSDVASELPTASAMDSDMESGSLIIDEGDKKKSLKRKPFSTTSNNPETPELKKKRGKAKALSTSTSDTSKQESSLDSQGEESPKEIVSRSGRKIKPKRFADFSSSEETEGADKSEHSARGRGKIKNDDSMEHISSAGSYKKRTVTTEKKNSIGETSLMEGTTVSNPTSTEIPGRFLLARTFAGEYVGIKLDVDRPKSFVSESARTQWDWTTARNAMKLKAQLESGEILPEQVKESLHCNIYVPEDEKRLLEKDGNIHPQTYKLRWLRMEALLLQLDAQIKSNLGLERANADKCLEAMDEVLSLSLDPLMLKKHPHIVETVKRLRRYVGNLTVWKLSKEDEAIFKQKAEQIRQKAEHIYNKFKAMFTIPEGQSFWRSFSAQVSHFKELTKDMSLEKVFSLLSDPTCPDAGISEDTPADDSGSQADTDVTVKVESEQVPIRFESPKETETK from the exons ATGGTGAAGCTGCTAAAGAAGTTTTTTGCCGGTGACAAAGTTTTTGCGAAAGTTCGTGGTTACCCGCCATGGCCAGCTAAA GTTGAAAAGGTTACGGACCCTAACTCCAAAAATGCTAAATATAGCGTTTACTTTTATGGTACAGGTGAAAC TGCCGTATGTAAAGTTGAAGAGCTATTTACCTATACCGAAAATAAAGCAAAGTTTGGTAATAAAGcattacgaagaaaattttttcatgaaGGTTTACAACAACTTGAACaagaattgaaaaatgaaagaagtaaAGCTACTGCAGATTTAGATGATTTACAAG AATCAGATATGGCAGAAGAAGCTGGTACAAAAAGTAGCGATGTAGCTTCGGAATTACCCACAGCTAGCGCAATGGATAGTGACATGGAGTCTGGATCTTTAATAATCGATgaaggagataaaaagaaatctttaaaGAGAAAACCTTTTTCTACAACATCTAATAATCCA GAAACGcctgaattaaaaaagaaacgcggGAAGGCAAAGGCTTTATCGACATCAACAAGTGACACTTCAAAACAAGAATCATCTCTTGATTCTCAAGGGGAGGAATCGCCTAAAGAAATCGTTAGCCGCAGTGGACGAAAAATAAAACCAAAACGTTTTGCAGATTTCTCAAGTTCTGAAGAAACGGAAGGTGCTGATAAAAGTG AACATTCTGCCAGAGGACGCGgcaaaattaaaaacgatGATTCTATGGAGCATATATCTTCTGCTGGAAGTTATAAGAAGAGAACTGTGACCACGGAAA agaaaaatagtattGGCGAAACATCGTTGATGGAAGGCACTACGGTTTCCAATCCTACGTCTACCGAAATACCAGGTCGATTTCTTCTTGCGCGAACGTTCGCTGGTGAATACGTGGGCATTAAATTAGACGTAGACAGACCAAAATCGTTTGTTAGCGAAAGCGCTAGAACGCAATGGGATTGGACTACAGCTCGAAACGCAATGAAGCTAAAAGCTCAATTAGAAAGCGGTGAAATTTTACCAGAGCAAGTCAAAGAATCATtacattgtaatatatatgtgccAGAAGATGAAAAACGTCTGTTGGAAAAAGATGGTAATATTCATCCGCAAACTTACAAATTAAG atgGCTTCGTATGGAAGCACTGTTGTTACAATTGGATGCtcaaataaaatctaatcTTGGTTTGGAACGGGCTAATGCTGACAAATGTTTAGAAGCGATGGATGAAGtattgtctctttctcttgatccGTTAATGTTAAAAAAGCATCCACATATTGTTGAAACTGTGAAAAGG TTAAGGCGATATGTTGGTAACTTAACTGTCTGGAAATTGAGCAAAGAAGACGAG GCTATTTTCAAACAAAAGGCAGAACAAATAAGACAGAAAGCAGAGCACATATACAACAAATTTAAG gCCATGTTCACTATACCAGAGGGACAGTCGTTTTGGCGATCATTTTCTGCTCAAGTGAGCCATTTCAAAGAATTAACGAAAGATATGTCCCTAGAAAAAGTTTTCTCCTTGCTGTCTGATCCTACTTGTCCAg ATGCTGGTATATCGGAGGATACACCTGCGGATGATAGTGGCAGTCAAGCAGATACAGACGTTACAGTGAAAGTAGAATCGGAACAAGTACCTATCAGATTTGAAAGCCCTAAAGAAACAGAAACCaagtaa
- the LOC127064678 gene encoding hepatoma-derived growth factor-related protein 2 isoform X2 — protein MVKLLKKFFAGDKVFAKVRGYPPWPAKVEKVTDPNSKNAKYSVYFYGTGETAVCKVEELFTYTENKAKFGNKALRRKFFHEGLQQLEQELKNERSKATADLDDLQGYSDVIESDMAEEAGTKSSDVASELPTASAMDSDMESGSLIIDEGDKKKSLKRKPFSTTSNNPETPELKKKRGKAKALSTSTSDTSKQESSLDSQGEESPKEIVSRSGRKIKPKRFADFSSSEETEEHSARGRGKIKNDDSMEHISSAGSYKKRTVTTEKKNSIGETSLMEGTTVSNPTSTEIPGRFLLARTFAGEYVGIKLDVDRPKSFVSESARTQWDWTTARNAMKLKAQLESGEILPEQVKESLHCNIYVPEDEKRLLEKDGNIHPQTYKLRWLRMEALLLQLDAQIKSNLGLERANADKCLEAMDEVLSLSLDPLMLKKHPHIVETVKRLRRYVGNLTVWKLSKEDEAIFKQKAEQIRQKAEHIYNKFKAMFTIPEGQSFWRSFSAQVSHFKELTKDMSLEKVFSLLSDPTCPDAGISEDTPADDSGSQADTDVTVKVESEQVPIRFESPKETETK, from the exons ATGGTGAAGCTGCTAAAGAAGTTTTTTGCCGGTGACAAAGTTTTTGCGAAAGTTCGTGGTTACCCGCCATGGCCAGCTAAA GTTGAAAAGGTTACGGACCCTAACTCCAAAAATGCTAAATATAGCGTTTACTTTTATGGTACAGGTGAAAC TGCCGTATGTAAAGTTGAAGAGCTATTTACCTATACCGAAAATAAAGCAAAGTTTGGTAATAAAGcattacgaagaaaattttttcatgaaGGTTTACAACAACTTGAACaagaattgaaaaatgaaagaagtaaAGCTACTGCAGATTTAGATGATTTACAAG gTTATTCTGATGTTATAGAATCAGATATGGCAGAAGAAGCTGGTACAAAAAGTAGCGATGTAGCTTCGGAATTACCCACAGCTAGCGCAATGGATAGTGACATGGAGTCTGGATCTTTAATAATCGATgaaggagataaaaagaaatctttaaaGAGAAAACCTTTTTCTACAACATCTAATAATCCA GAAACGcctgaattaaaaaagaaacgcggGAAGGCAAAGGCTTTATCGACATCAACAAGTGACACTTCAAAACAAGAATCATCTCTTGATTCTCAAGGGGAGGAATCGCCTAAAGAAATCGTTAGCCGCAGTGGACGAAAAATAAAACCAAAACGTTTTGCAGATTTCTCAAGTTCTGAAGAAACGGAAG AACATTCTGCCAGAGGACGCGgcaaaattaaaaacgatGATTCTATGGAGCATATATCTTCTGCTGGAAGTTATAAGAAGAGAACTGTGACCACGGAAA agaaaaatagtattGGCGAAACATCGTTGATGGAAGGCACTACGGTTTCCAATCCTACGTCTACCGAAATACCAGGTCGATTTCTTCTTGCGCGAACGTTCGCTGGTGAATACGTGGGCATTAAATTAGACGTAGACAGACCAAAATCGTTTGTTAGCGAAAGCGCTAGAACGCAATGGGATTGGACTACAGCTCGAAACGCAATGAAGCTAAAAGCTCAATTAGAAAGCGGTGAAATTTTACCAGAGCAAGTCAAAGAATCATtacattgtaatatatatgtgccAGAAGATGAAAAACGTCTGTTGGAAAAAGATGGTAATATTCATCCGCAAACTTACAAATTAAG atgGCTTCGTATGGAAGCACTGTTGTTACAATTGGATGCtcaaataaaatctaatcTTGGTTTGGAACGGGCTAATGCTGACAAATGTTTAGAAGCGATGGATGAAGtattgtctctttctcttgatccGTTAATGTTAAAAAAGCATCCACATATTGTTGAAACTGTGAAAAGG TTAAGGCGATATGTTGGTAACTTAACTGTCTGGAAATTGAGCAAAGAAGACGAG GCTATTTTCAAACAAAAGGCAGAACAAATAAGACAGAAAGCAGAGCACATATACAACAAATTTAAG gCCATGTTCACTATACCAGAGGGACAGTCGTTTTGGCGATCATTTTCTGCTCAAGTGAGCCATTTCAAAGAATTAACGAAAGATATGTCCCTAGAAAAAGTTTTCTCCTTGCTGTCTGATCCTACTTGTCCAg ATGCTGGTATATCGGAGGATACACCTGCGGATGATAGTGGCAGTCAAGCAGATACAGACGTTACAGTGAAAGTAGAATCGGAACAAGTACCTATCAGATTTGAAAGCCCTAAAGAAACAGAAACCaagtaa
- the LOC127064678 gene encoding PC4 and SFRS1-interacting protein isoform X1, with product MVKLLKKFFAGDKVFAKVRGYPPWPAKVEKVTDPNSKNAKYSVYFYGTGETAVCKVEELFTYTENKAKFGNKALRRKFFHEGLQQLEQELKNERSKATADLDDLQGYSDVIESDMAEEAGTKSSDVASELPTASAMDSDMESGSLIIDEGDKKKSLKRKPFSTTSNNPETPELKKKRGKAKALSTSTSDTSKQESSLDSQGEESPKEIVSRSGRKIKPKRFADFSSSEETEGADKSEHSARGRGKIKNDDSMEHISSAGSYKKRTVTTEKKNSIGETSLMEGTTVSNPTSTEIPGRFLLARTFAGEYVGIKLDVDRPKSFVSESARTQWDWTTARNAMKLKAQLESGEILPEQVKESLHCNIYVPEDEKRLLEKDGNIHPQTYKLRWLRMEALLLQLDAQIKSNLGLERANADKCLEAMDEVLSLSLDPLMLKKHPHIVETVKRLRRYVGNLTVWKLSKEDEAIFKQKAEQIRQKAEHIYNKFKAMFTIPEGQSFWRSFSAQVSHFKELTKDMSLEKVFSLLSDPTCPDAGISEDTPADDSGSQADTDVTVKVESEQVPIRFESPKETETK from the exons ATGGTGAAGCTGCTAAAGAAGTTTTTTGCCGGTGACAAAGTTTTTGCGAAAGTTCGTGGTTACCCGCCATGGCCAGCTAAA GTTGAAAAGGTTACGGACCCTAACTCCAAAAATGCTAAATATAGCGTTTACTTTTATGGTACAGGTGAAAC TGCCGTATGTAAAGTTGAAGAGCTATTTACCTATACCGAAAATAAAGCAAAGTTTGGTAATAAAGcattacgaagaaaattttttcatgaaGGTTTACAACAACTTGAACaagaattgaaaaatgaaagaagtaaAGCTACTGCAGATTTAGATGATTTACAAG gTTATTCTGATGTTATAGAATCAGATATGGCAGAAGAAGCTGGTACAAAAAGTAGCGATGTAGCTTCGGAATTACCCACAGCTAGCGCAATGGATAGTGACATGGAGTCTGGATCTTTAATAATCGATgaaggagataaaaagaaatctttaaaGAGAAAACCTTTTTCTACAACATCTAATAATCCA GAAACGcctgaattaaaaaagaaacgcggGAAGGCAAAGGCTTTATCGACATCAACAAGTGACACTTCAAAACAAGAATCATCTCTTGATTCTCAAGGGGAGGAATCGCCTAAAGAAATCGTTAGCCGCAGTGGACGAAAAATAAAACCAAAACGTTTTGCAGATTTCTCAAGTTCTGAAGAAACGGAAGGTGCTGATAAAAGTG AACATTCTGCCAGAGGACGCGgcaaaattaaaaacgatGATTCTATGGAGCATATATCTTCTGCTGGAAGTTATAAGAAGAGAACTGTGACCACGGAAA agaaaaatagtattGGCGAAACATCGTTGATGGAAGGCACTACGGTTTCCAATCCTACGTCTACCGAAATACCAGGTCGATTTCTTCTTGCGCGAACGTTCGCTGGTGAATACGTGGGCATTAAATTAGACGTAGACAGACCAAAATCGTTTGTTAGCGAAAGCGCTAGAACGCAATGGGATTGGACTACAGCTCGAAACGCAATGAAGCTAAAAGCTCAATTAGAAAGCGGTGAAATTTTACCAGAGCAAGTCAAAGAATCATtacattgtaatatatatgtgccAGAAGATGAAAAACGTCTGTTGGAAAAAGATGGTAATATTCATCCGCAAACTTACAAATTAAG atgGCTTCGTATGGAAGCACTGTTGTTACAATTGGATGCtcaaataaaatctaatcTTGGTTTGGAACGGGCTAATGCTGACAAATGTTTAGAAGCGATGGATGAAGtattgtctctttctcttgatccGTTAATGTTAAAAAAGCATCCACATATTGTTGAAACTGTGAAAAGG TTAAGGCGATATGTTGGTAACTTAACTGTCTGGAAATTGAGCAAAGAAGACGAG GCTATTTTCAAACAAAAGGCAGAACAAATAAGACAGAAAGCAGAGCACATATACAACAAATTTAAG gCCATGTTCACTATACCAGAGGGACAGTCGTTTTGGCGATCATTTTCTGCTCAAGTGAGCCATTTCAAAGAATTAACGAAAGATATGTCCCTAGAAAAAGTTTTCTCCTTGCTGTCTGATCCTACTTGTCCAg ATGCTGGTATATCGGAGGATACACCTGCGGATGATAGTGGCAGTCAAGCAGATACAGACGTTACAGTGAAAGTAGAATCGGAACAAGTACCTATCAGATTTGAAAGCCCTAAAGAAACAGAAACCaagtaa
- the LOC127064678 gene encoding hepatoma-derived growth factor-related protein 2 isoform X4 yields the protein MAEEAGTKSSDVASELPTASAMDSDMESGSLIIDEGDKKKSLKRKPFSTTSNNPETPELKKKRGKAKALSTSTSDTSKQESSLDSQGEESPKEIVSRSGRKIKPKRFADFSSSEETEGADKSEHSARGRGKIKNDDSMEHISSAGSYKKRTVTTEKKNSIGETSLMEGTTVSNPTSTEIPGRFLLARTFAGEYVGIKLDVDRPKSFVSESARTQWDWTTARNAMKLKAQLESGEILPEQVKESLHCNIYVPEDEKRLLEKDGNIHPQTYKLRWLRMEALLLQLDAQIKSNLGLERANADKCLEAMDEVLSLSLDPLMLKKHPHIVETVKRLRRYVGNLTVWKLSKEDEAIFKQKAEQIRQKAEHIYNKFKAMFTIPEGQSFWRSFSAQVSHFKELTKDMSLEKVFSLLSDPTCPDAGISEDTPADDSGSQADTDVTVKVESEQVPIRFESPKETETK from the exons ATGGCAGAAGAAGCTGGTACAAAAAGTAGCGATGTAGCTTCGGAATTACCCACAGCTAGCGCAATGGATAGTGACATGGAGTCTGGATCTTTAATAATCGATgaaggagataaaaagaaatctttaaaGAGAAAACCTTTTTCTACAACATCTAATAATCCA GAAACGcctgaattaaaaaagaaacgcggGAAGGCAAAGGCTTTATCGACATCAACAAGTGACACTTCAAAACAAGAATCATCTCTTGATTCTCAAGGGGAGGAATCGCCTAAAGAAATCGTTAGCCGCAGTGGACGAAAAATAAAACCAAAACGTTTTGCAGATTTCTCAAGTTCTGAAGAAACGGAAGGTGCTGATAAAAGTG AACATTCTGCCAGAGGACGCGgcaaaattaaaaacgatGATTCTATGGAGCATATATCTTCTGCTGGAAGTTATAAGAAGAGAACTGTGACCACGGAAA agaaaaatagtattGGCGAAACATCGTTGATGGAAGGCACTACGGTTTCCAATCCTACGTCTACCGAAATACCAGGTCGATTTCTTCTTGCGCGAACGTTCGCTGGTGAATACGTGGGCATTAAATTAGACGTAGACAGACCAAAATCGTTTGTTAGCGAAAGCGCTAGAACGCAATGGGATTGGACTACAGCTCGAAACGCAATGAAGCTAAAAGCTCAATTAGAAAGCGGTGAAATTTTACCAGAGCAAGTCAAAGAATCATtacattgtaatatatatgtgccAGAAGATGAAAAACGTCTGTTGGAAAAAGATGGTAATATTCATCCGCAAACTTACAAATTAAG atgGCTTCGTATGGAAGCACTGTTGTTACAATTGGATGCtcaaataaaatctaatcTTGGTTTGGAACGGGCTAATGCTGACAAATGTTTAGAAGCGATGGATGAAGtattgtctctttctcttgatccGTTAATGTTAAAAAAGCATCCACATATTGTTGAAACTGTGAAAAGG TTAAGGCGATATGTTGGTAACTTAACTGTCTGGAAATTGAGCAAAGAAGACGAG GCTATTTTCAAACAAAAGGCAGAACAAATAAGACAGAAAGCAGAGCACATATACAACAAATTTAAG gCCATGTTCACTATACCAGAGGGACAGTCGTTTTGGCGATCATTTTCTGCTCAAGTGAGCCATTTCAAAGAATTAACGAAAGATATGTCCCTAGAAAAAGTTTTCTCCTTGCTGTCTGATCCTACTTGTCCAg ATGCTGGTATATCGGAGGATACACCTGCGGATGATAGTGGCAGTCAAGCAGATACAGACGTTACAGTGAAAGTAGAATCGGAACAAGTACCTATCAGATTTGAAAGCCCTAAAGAAACAGAAACCaagtaa